GCAGGCGGTCAGGACATCGCGACGTACCTCTCGTTGCTCTCCCCGCCCGTCGACTCGCCGGTCGTCGACTTCGACGAGCCGGACGAGCCCCTCGACCGGAGCACGGACGACCGGGAGTTCCACCTCGTGCTGCTGGACAACGGTCGCATGGAGATGCGCGAGGACGACGAACTGCGCGAGACGCTGTACTGTATCCGCTGCGGGGCGTGCGCGAACTCGTGTGCGAACTTCCAGCACGTCGGCGGCCACGCGTTCGGCGGCGAGACGTACACGGGCGGCATCGCGACTGGCTGGGAGGCCGGCGTCCACGGGATGGACTTGGCCGCGGAGTTCAACGACCTCTGTACGGGCTGCTCGCGCTGCGTCGATGCCTGCCCCGTGAACATCGACATCCCGTGGATCAACACCGTGGTGCGGGACCGAATCAACCGCGGCACCGACAGGGAGTTCGACTGGCTCGTGGAGGGCTTGACGCCGGACGCCGACCCTGGAGGCGTCGACCTCCAGAAGCGTCTGTTCGGGAACTTCGGGACGCTCGCGAAGCTCGGCTCTGCGACCGCGCCCGTCTCGAACTGGCTCGCCGACTGGGGGCCGTCGCGGGCGGTGATGGAGCGCGTCGCGGGCGTGGATCGCCGTCGGGATCTCCCCAAGTTCCGGCGCGAGACGCTCGTCGACTGGTTCGAGTCGCGGGAACCGCTCTCGTCGGCCGGCGACGCGGACCGCGAGGCTGTCCTCTACCCGGACGCGTACACCAACTACGTGCTCGTGGACCGCGGGAAGGCCGCCGTCCGGACGCTGGAAGCCCTCGGCGTGGACGTGACCGTCGCGCCGTGCCATGAGAGCGGGCGCGCGCCGCTCTCTCAGGGGATGATTTCGACGGCGCGCGAGAACGCCGAGCGCGTCGCCGACAGTCTCGGCCCCCACCTCGACGTCGGCCGCGACGTGGTGGTCGTCGAGCCTTCCGATCTTGCCGCGTTCCGTCGTGAGTACGACCACCTCCTTCCAGAGGGGCGCGCTGAACGGCTCGCGGCGAATAGCTACGAGGTCATGGAGTACGTCTACGGCCTCCTAGAGAACGGCGCCGACGAGGACGTGCTCGCCGCCGGCGGCGACGTGGCGTACCACAGCCACTGCCAGCAGCGCACGCTCGACGTCGACAAGTACACAGAGGCGGTCTTCGAGCGCCTCGGATACGACGTCGTGACCTCCGACGTGGAGTGCTGCGGGATGGCCGGGAGCTTCGGGTACAAGTCCGAGTACTACGAGCTCAGCGTCGACGTCGGGGAGACGCTCGTCGACCAGTTTGAAACACTCGACGTTGGCCGGCAAGATGTGGTTGCCAGCGGTGCGTCTTGTCAGGAACAAATCTCGTCACTGTCACCGCAAATTTCGACGCACCCTATCGAAGTTGTTTCACCACAGTAGCTACTTATCTGAGGATATGATTGGTTTTGTAAAAACTGAACCGATGTTATGGATTTAGTGTGATTTTGATGCCTACCCTATTATTCTCTGCAGCGAATGCCTCTTCAAAGTCTTCCAAGTCATAACTTGGGCCAACAACTGGTGACAGATCAATTTGTTCCGCTATTGCAATTGCTCGATGCCAGCTGGATTCTTTCCTTCCGAAGATGGTCTCAATCGAAATCCCATTATTGAGGAGGTGATTTAGATTCACAGGAACCGCGTCTTTGCCGTGGTATACCCCGATCTGAATGATTTCACCTCCTTTCTGGGTATGTTCTTCTGCGGTCTTTAGTGCTGACTCATGTCCCGATGCCTCAATAAACACGTCTACGGGCTTCTCAAGAGATTCTTCTTCGATATTTACGGTTTGTGTTGCGCCCATTTTTTTAGCGATTGGGAGACGGCGGTTTTCATCATCACTAGTACCAATCATAACCACTTCATTTGCTCCTCCAACAGACGCCGCTATTAACGCACTTAGTCCGACTGAGCCGGGACCAGTTACTGCAACTCGGTCTCCGGCCTCGAAGTCTGACCGTTCAACTGCGTGAACACCGATTGCTAATAATTCTAAGAAGGTCCCCTCATCATACGTTATTGAATCTGGAATTGTGTATAGGTTACTCGCAGGGACAGTTACATAATCGGCGAGTGCGCCATCATTATCGATATCTATCCCGATAGACTTCTGACCTGAAGGACCGTATCCCGATTTTTCGGTGCAGATATTCCAGTCTCCTTCCCGGCAATTTCGACAACGTCCACAGAATATACTTGGTTCGACAGCCACCCTATCGCCTGTCTGATAATTAGATACGTCACTTCCAAGAGCATCCACCTCACCTGCAAATTCATGGCCGAATACTTGTGGCAGATGTTCCTCGTAATGTTGGTAGCTAGGAACCCACTGATAGAGCGGGGCTTCTACACCTCCATCGATACCAACTGACTTCACGCGTAGCCGAACTTCATCGGGTTCTGGTTCCGGGATCGGTTTTTCTTGGAGTGTCATTCCTGGCTTGGGTTCCGTTTTTGCCAGAACCCGCATGTCTGAATTCTCTTCTCCCATAACGTGGATATTAAAATACAGGCATATATAATTATTGATAGGTGTCATTTCTCTGATGGGGATAACTTTACTGAGACCTATATATTACTAATAGTGATGGGATCTAATGAGATAGAACCATCAATTCGGAGATAGTCAAGTAGTTGATGTAGTCGTCTAATTTTGAAGTCCGTAGTGGTCAAGGCTCGACGACTATCTTTCCGACGATACTATCCTCTTGGAGGGCACGATAAGCCTTCTCTGCGGTGTCAAAATCATATACTCGATCGATTTCTACGCTAAGTTGGCCATTGGCGAGAAGCCGACTAATATATGTGAGTATTTTTCCGATATTAGGTAAGTCACGGTGTGTAACAAGGTTTGTTACACTCATCATATGGAGGTCAATCTCTTTTTGCCGTATCGAGGTGATGTCTGAGATGGTCATTTCTTTTCCCGCGATAACCACAATATCACCCTCCAAATTAAGCACGTCTATATTCGTATTAATATCTCTCTTCGGAAAGTGGTCTAATATAACATCAACTCCACCACATTCAGATTTGATTGCCTTTCCGAGATCGTCGCGTGTATAGTCGAAAGCGAAGTCCGCCCCGAACTCTCGTATCGTCGAGTAGTGCTTCGGTCGTGCAGTTGCTACTACTGAGGCGCCCATTAGACTCGCAATCTGTATCGCTATGTGGCCGACGCCACCATTTCCTCCATGGATAAGTACTGTCTCTCCGGGTTCAATATCTGCATGATTGATGAACGCACGCCAAGCAGTAACTCCGACGAGAGCAATTGCAGCTCCTTCTTTGAAACTCACCTCTTTTGGAAGTGGCGAGAGTAGATCTGTCGGAACGATCACGTAGTCAGCAAATGATCCGCCTGAGAAGCGTTCAGCATGAAGGCCTGTCGCGAATACTCGGTCACCGTTTTCATATGTGGTCACACCGTCTCCGACTGCTTTCACTCTGCCAGCCAAATCAGATCCTGTTGTCTTTGGATGGTTGGTTTGGCTTAAGTTACGAACCACGCCATCAACAGGATTGACGCTAGCTGCACGAGTTTTGACCAAGACTTCATTCGGGCCTGGCTCCGGTTGTTTGATCTCGTCAATTTGGAGGACACTTGGTGTACCGGATTTATGATAGCGGATTGCACGCATATTCTCATCCACGGTAGGCTGATACTTATAATTGAACACCTGTGTTATGTATTTCTCCGCATACCTTCCACATCCCGAATATTTATGAACTTCCGCGATTAGTGTTAGATAGTGGCATGGTAAACGCACGCTATACACACGTGACAATCGTCGCTGATGAACTAGAAGAGGCGGTTCAATTCTATGGAGATGTACTTGGAATGGATCAAATTCCGACCCCAAATTGGGATCTTCCAATTCAGTGGGTGGGTTGTGGTAATCTCCAACTTCATCTGGTCGAAACTGAGGCAAATATACCCGAATTCCACCATTTTGCGGTCCACGTAGACGACTTAGAGCACGTCTATGAGGCCGTCAAATCACACGATTCCGCTGAGTTTGAGGTCCTTGAACAATATGTGCATGGTGGCTATGAAGATGGGGATCCGCCTGTCTATTACTTACCAACCGGAACGGTCCAGATGTACATTCGTGATCCTACCGGGAACATGATCGAGGTTAATTATCCCGAGGTTGACGAACTTGATACGGAGATTATTACGAATCTGGTGGAGCGTGACGACGTGTCTGCTCCTGAACCAGGAGAACCATCGAGCGATATCTACGGTGAATGGGGGGTTCAACCACGGAAATCAGATGATTGAATTGATTAACTGATTTTTGTCACCTCCGTCGCGTACGTCATGGAGCGGACAGTGGCCCCGTCGCGTTCCAGGACGACTGAACTAACCCTATTAACTGTCGTTGCAGACTGTTTCTGGGCAGTGATTTACCCAGCCCAAACATCATGAACTTCAATGGATACATCCTCTTAATGGGCACTGTCTAGTTTCTTGACTTCGCACGTTAGACGAACTCTTCCCCAATGCGCTCGCTGGGCGCAACGAACTCACCAATGATCTTCCGCGAGACGGTTCACTCGCAGCCGGGCCGCTGTCCTCACGACAGCGGTTGCGGAACATGTGAACCGCCTCGGAGTCAAGTGGTTCGAGACGCCGAGGCGTCTCGTCACCCCGAGAATCAAGGGTTCCCGGACAACCTCGAGGCACTCGGCCTGCTTCGCTTGTATAACTCGCTGTCTGCGCTGATCACACTGACTTCGATGCTGTCGACGATCGTATAGTTGCCGTCGTCGAACGCGTCAGTCTTGATGGCACGATGTGTATCAATCAGTTTGGTTTGGCGTTCGGAAAGGTTCATAGGACATTGATTTTCAGTCCGCGGTCATTCGGTCGTGGTGGCTCGCATCGAGATCCATATCGTATTCCTCATCAATGATCTCTAACGCTGGTTCGTACGCCGGTCGATTATCCATCATTTGCTTGACCGCCTCACCCAACGGGATGACTGGGTTACCGTCGGTCCACGCTGTTTCAATGCCGCCTGCTGTGGGAAATAAGACATAGTAGATATTTCCCTCCATGTCGCTGGCATCGGGGCGTTCGTCGATCACGGTCTCGATTCCGTATTGTTCGAAGAAGGAAATCCAGCGGTCGACATCCTGGTCGTGAACATTGATGAACACGGGATAATCGTCGTGGCTGCGTGCGATCTGATAGCCGCCCTGTGTCCAGACGTAGGCCGCGTCGATCTCCGTGTACGCGAACTCCATCCCGGCAAAGTGAGGAATGAGATAGGCGTCCTCCTGCGAGAGACAGTCACGGCGGTACAATGCGCCCATCATCTCATCATAGTGACGGCGCATCTCATGGTCGACAATGTGAATTCCATCATCTGTATTAGCGATAAAGCCTGCATCAGCTAACCGCTCGATCCAATCGTATATCCACGAGTAGGAGATATCGACCTTATTCGCAATTCGGTTGATAGAATCCCCACGCTGGGCTGCTAAGACGACTTTCGCAGCGGTGGGATCCATGAACTCAGTCATCGACATGATACGCTTCTAGTTATCTCTATCGAGATAGCTATACAAAAGTGCTCTGCATGAACCCAGATAGATTCAAGAACCGAAACTCCTCGAGAAGTGGTACAGTCGAAAAGTGTGTGACTATTTTGAATGAACAAGGAGGCTTCCTCACCGATAGTTAGTAGTACTTAGAGAGTATAGTACAACATAATATGTCGAGTAGTACTCGAGACCCAGAAGTAGTACGCGTCTCACAGAAGGGGCAGGCAACGATCCCGAAGACGCTCCGAGAGAAGTTCGGGATCGACACCCCTGGAGAGGTATTCATTTACGAAGAGGACGAACGTATCATTGTCGAACCAGTTCCCTCACTCGAAGAGTTAGGCGGGATTCACGCCGATGCTGATCGCGAACGTGGCGAGGTGATCGACCAGGTTCGTGAACTGAAACAGGAGGAACGTCGGCGAGAAAATGCCCGTGCTGATCGACTTCGGCCGGCTGACTCGAGGGACGAATGAGTAACGAGTACGTCTTTGACACCGAAGCGATCATTGCATACCTCTATGACGAGCCGGGTCGGAGCGTCGTCGAAGAGTATCTTGGAGACGTTCGTGACGGGGCTGTCGAAGGGCTACTGGCAGAAACCAACGCTGGTGAAATACTGTATCTCATTGCTCGCTTCGAAGGAATTGACGACAAACCAACGACAGACTCACTTCGCACTGCCGATCGGGATCTCCGTGCGCTTGAGCGATGGGGAATTCAAATTACGCGAGCCGACTGGCGTCTTGCCGCCGAAGTAAAGGCAGATGGCCACATCTCGTTCGCGGACGCTCATGGCATTGCACTCGCCCACGAGACGGATGCGACACTTATCGCCGGTGCCGATGACGACTTCGAGACGCTCCCGATCGATGTCGATCTCGTTCGATTTCGCGAGAGTGGTGTCTAGGCCAGTCGAGTCTATCGGAGACCCAATCGGGTTCTCATGCTTTGGTGACATCCTCCTCGCCGTAAACGGCGAGGCTCCCCATGCATGGGGAATACCAGTCAGTCGTCACTGGGCAGCGGGTTCCAACTCTTCGTAGGACGTGAGCGTCATCTGCGAGGGTGTCTCGCTCGTCTTCGGCGTTGCACATCTCCCGGCAGCAGTCAGTATCACCAACGGACTGTCTCTCGCCGTTACCACTCGCATTCTGTTACTCAACGGGATCGCCGGAGCGTGTTCGGCTACTTATATTGGACCCGAGGGATACTCATTGCGATGACCGCTCATCTCACTGCGAACGTGGTCCTACACGTTGTCGCTCCGACCATATCGACTGTTTGACAGAGTGCTACAGCACTATTCAATGGCGACCGAACGGACTCTGAGTTCGTGACCAATAGTGATCTCGGCGACAGCCTCGTCGTACGTGATGCGGATCGTGGCGTGGAATGGGTCATCAGAACTGACTCGACCGGTTACGTTGGAAAGCACTTGCTCCGTGGCCCGCATACTACTCGACTCACTGAGCGGGATACCTAATTCGAGCAATGCGTTCGTCACCTGTGGTTCGAACTGGAGCGCACTGACGATATCGACAGTGACGAACCACGAACACGTCTGACAGGTCAGTTCCGCAGTGGGTGTCGATTCTCCATCAAGGCGGTCCCGCGGCATCGTTCCGTTGGTGATGCCAGCGCATGACGGGCATTGCCCCGTACGCGCCAGTCCGATGTGATGCATCATCCGGTCATAGAGTGCCTCGTAAATACTCTCTCCCTCGCGGACAGCGAGCCCGTTCTTCGGAAACCGATACGTTGCTCCCCAGAACAGGTCACACTCGGAGCACTCGACGGTCAGGAAACCCTGCTCGTACTTTCCCTGGAGTCCAGACGCACAGCTCGGACACGACTCATCTATATCGAAGTTGACCGGTATCGACTCTGTCGGTCGGTTCGCTATGACAGCCTCGTAAAGTGCGATAGCGCCCGCAGTCGGGACGTACCCTTCCTCAATTTCTTCGACGTAGACACCGCGGAGCTTTTCGAGGTGATAATTGAACTTTCCGCTGTCTTCCATATCTGTTGCTGCCATCAGTTCCGCGTACGAGAGCGTGCGCTGCTCCCGCACCTCCGAGCGTGAATCCGGATCGACCGGCGCATATCGCTCGAAAAACGCATGTAGAATAGCGAGTCTAATTTCATGGCCGAGCAACGCGAATGCCTCCTCCGATGCCGCTTCTCCTTGTCTACTGTTCGTCATACGGAACTGTTGAACAGTAGGGCCATTGAGTGCTCCCCTCCCGATGTGTGCGAGCTGTTCTTGTGAAGTTGTGTTCACAGAACGCTTACGACCAGGAACACCTACATATAGCGTAACGTTCGTATGTCGAATAAAGCTACGTTACCGCCTCTGGGTTCGCGTCTCCGCGAGCGAATCCAGTCCATTAGCCCGTTTTCCCTGACGCTGCTGGGACTCATCGGAATCCTCGGGAGTTGGTTCCCGTCACTGGAGATTCTCAAGCTGTTCCATGTGTTCTGGTTCTTCGCATTATGGCCGCTCGTGTCGATACTACTACGCGACAGCAAACAATCGCTCGGCTTCGACACTGACGACGAAGGGCCACGAGACTGGCTCGAAATGGACAGCGGATGGAGAGGGCACATCGCCTTTCTGCTCGGTATTCCACTGTCATTTTTCAATCCGCTTGTGTTTCGGCAGGACGCGATGCAACTCGTCGGGAGCCTCGTCGCTATCGGGAGACACCGTGGTTCCCTTCCCGAACCAGAAACGTACGACCAATCCACGAACTATCGGCTGCCCATCGAGGGGACGTGGACAGTCGTGAACGGGAGTCCGATTAAAGAGTACTCTCACTCATGGTTCCCGGCAACCCAGCGCTACGCCTACGACTTCGTGATTACTGATGAGGAGGGGCGGACCCGTCCCGCCGGCACAGATACGAGTATCGAGAACTACTACTGCTACAATCAACCAGTTGCCGCCCCTGCCGACGGCGTCGTCGTCGATGTCCACGACGGCGACCCAGAGCTTGGACGGGCTGGTGGGTTTTCTCACCCACTCAAACGAAGTATGACTGGGAACGCCGTCACGATCCGCCACGCAGAAGATGAGTACAGTTGTCTCGCCCATCTCGTCCCAGGCAGTATCGAGGTCGAACCTGACGACCACGTTACGCGCGGCGAGCAGATTGGCCGGTGTGGGCATTCCGGGAACTCTGCAGAGCCCCACCTTCACTTCCAGATCCAAGACCACCCGACGTTCGAAGTTTCGGCCGGGCTGCCCGTCCGGTTCGACAGTGTTGACGTGGACACGCCGGGTATAAATGTTGTTGAACAGACTGGCTGGACGGAACCGGACGGCTCTGGTCGCTACATTCACGCCGGCCAACGAGTCACGTCTACTGCTGACGATGGCCCCAATCGAATCGACGACGTAGTTGATCCTTCCGAGATGACGGCTTCCTGGGGACTCGGTCGTGTGCGGATGCTTGGCCGGATCGCTATCGGATTCTCCATCGGTGGCTTCGTCACCGTACTCGCGGGGTTTGTCGTACCGTCGCTACAGACAATTGCACTCGCGCTCGCAGGACTTACCGGTCTTGGCCTGGTGTATCAGGCTGGGCGAGGCCTCGTGGACGGTGGCCGAGTTCAGTTCGGGTCGTTCAGCACGGTTGGTGGTGTCGGCATGACGGCGGCAGTGGTCAGTGCAGTTGACGTTTTGGATATGCTTCCGGAACTGGGGGCATCTCCAGTCGGTACGGGAGTGTTCCTGACTGGATTTCTGTTGTACATTGCCGTCTGGGAACACGAGCGACGACATCTGCTTCGAGAGACTCTTCCGCCGGTCAGCGGGGTAACTGACGAATGAGAAGGGACAGAGACAGTGGTTGTCTCAGAGAGGGCCACACGGTCAGATGGCGACCCGAAAGCGTCCGTCGACGTACGTGCCAATGATGAACTGGACCGGAAGCCCTGAATTCCACTTTTTGATGGTGGTTTTTGGAGTGGTGATGATCGGACTCGGAGTACGTAGCTACTCTCACGGTCGCCTTTCGCAGTCCGGACTCACGTTTGTGCTCGTTGCATCCGTCGGTTGGATCGCCTACTCAATAGCCGACGCTGCAGCGTTTCTATCCCTACCAAACGCCATCTCCGGTCTGTTAACAGGGGTTCTGTCACTCTTGTTTATCGCGCTGTTTCTCTACTGGGGATACACGCAACGAGGTACAGAGGGCGATTAATTCTTCTCCCCATGGACTACTGTTTCCTCATAGAGGCCCTGCTATGGTCTCTCTCAACTTCGGTTCACCGATGGGTTCCACTGACGGAATTCGGAGTCGCAGCTGTAGCGACGGAACTCGATACTCTATCAGTAGATAGTAGCGCTATTTCTTTACGCAAAGGAATAGTTGGATATAAACCGATTGATTCGGCAACTACGTGTGCGAACGGAGTGTTATAATCTAAACTACAAAGCATTTTTGTGTATGTAATATAAATAATGGGTTATGATGACTTCACTGACCGAAGTCAAAAATATGTGGTCTACCACAACCGATTACAACTCCCCATGGCTAAAACTCTTCAGCGTTATTGCTACTGTTGTAGTGGGCTGGGCTATTTCATGGGAGCTGAGCGGAGCGTGGGAAGAGATGTTTGGATATTCATCTGTGATAACTGTACTCACAACGATTCTCGTCTTACTCACGCTCTACTTTTGTTTTAGCTACGTTATTACTCAAACGTCAAAACTAAATTGACATGTTCCGAAGCGGTGAGTACACGCTCTGTACTTGCCGTGAGTTTCACGCCTCACTCTGAGTAAAGAAACCGTATTACCAACTACTGCTATGGTAGCCGTATAGCCGGTATGCGAAATCAACCAAGAGCTTCCTCAGACACTGCCTCACAGAATCTCTCGTCAGTACGGTTCCACTGATGAGTTGTATACCTATAGAAGCCAGCAACAGGAATACTCAATCACCGACCATCGAGGTGTGAGTTCCCTGTGCGCCACTGAGGCGAGTCAAATATCGTAGACGTACCTGTCAATGATTCATTAGCTAAGAACAGCCCAGCAAGAAGAACGCTTGAAAAGAGTGTACCGCGAAAAGTGGCGAACTTGGTCCACCTGCCGATTAACCCAGCACTTACTACGAATCCACCGAGAGTGATTCGCCAGTTCATACCGATGGCCTTCCAGATTGCATCGCCGT
The sequence above is drawn from the Halostagnicola kamekurae genome and encodes:
- a CDS encoding LUD domain-containing protein, which encodes MSTDRQRKAAKLRHLLETEGDAVFENTTHVNEGRYETNRHRDDIDELRAEARGIKEDAIEALPELVATVRESVEANGGEVYLADDAADANRYITEVTESKGAETLAKSKSMTTEEIDVNDVLEDAGVDVTETDLGEFVVQVANEAPSHLVGPAFHKSTEDIAKLFDAHFDPEEPLKTAEDLTQFARDHVGEKIMDADVGMTGANFVFAESGTIALVTNEGNARKCAVTPDTHVAVAGVEKLIPSVDDFPPFAELIARAAGGQDIATYLSLLSPPVDSPVVDFDEPDEPLDRSTDDREFHLVLLDNGRMEMREDDELRETLYCIRCGACANSCANFQHVGGHAFGGETYTGGIATGWEAGVHGMDLAAEFNDLCTGCSRCVDACPVNIDIPWINTVVRDRINRGTDREFDWLVEGLTPDADPGGVDLQKRLFGNFGTLAKLGSATAPVSNWLADWGPSRAVMERVAGVDRRRDLPKFRRETLVDWFESREPLSSAGDADREAVLYPDAYTNYVLVDRGKAAVRTLEALGVDVTVAPCHESGRAPLSQGMISTARENAERVADSLGPHLDVGRDVVVVEPSDLAAFRREYDHLLPEGRAERLAANSYEVMEYVYGLLENGADEDVLAAGGDVAYHSHCQQRTLDVDKYTEAVFERLGYDVVTSDVECCGMAGSFGYKSEYYELSVDVGETLVDQFETLDVGRQDVVASGASCQEQISSLSPQISTHPIEVVSPQ
- a CDS encoding zinc-dependent alcohol dehydrogenase — its product is MGEENSDMRVLAKTEPKPGMTLQEKPIPEPEPDEVRLRVKSVGIDGGVEAPLYQWVPSYQHYEEHLPQVFGHEFAGEVDALGSDVSNYQTGDRVAVEPSIFCGRCRNCREGDWNICTEKSGYGPSGQKSIGIDIDNDGALADYVTVPASNLYTIPDSITYDEGTFLELLAIGVHAVERSDFEAGDRVAVTGPGSVGLSALIAASVGGANEVVMIGTSDDENRRLPIAKKMGATQTVNIEEESLEKPVDVFIEASGHESALKTAEEHTQKGGEIIQIGVYHGKDAVPVNLNHLLNNGISIETIFGRKESSWHRAIAIAEQIDLSPVVGPSYDLEDFEEAFAAENNRVGIKITLNP
- a CDS encoding quinone oxidoreductase family protein; the protein is MRAIRYHKSGTPSVLQIDEIKQPEPGPNEVLVKTRAASVNPVDGVVRNLSQTNHPKTTGSDLAGRVKAVGDGVTTYENGDRVFATGLHAERFSGGSFADYVIVPTDLLSPLPKEVSFKEGAAIALVGVTAWRAFINHADIEPGETVLIHGGNGGVGHIAIQIASLMGASVVATARPKHYSTIREFGADFAFDYTRDDLGKAIKSECGGVDVILDHFPKRDINTNIDVLNLEGDIVVIAGKEMTISDITSIRQKEIDLHMMSVTNLVTHRDLPNIGKILTYISRLLANGQLSVEIDRVYDFDTAEKAYRALQEDSIVGKIVVEP
- a CDS encoding VOC family protein, with the translated sequence MVNARYTHVTIVADELEEAVQFYGDVLGMDQIPTPNWDLPIQWVGCGNLQLHLVETEANIPEFHHFAVHVDDLEHVYEAVKSHDSAEFEVLEQYVHGGYEDGDPPVYYLPTGTVQMYIRDPTGNMIEVNYPEVDELDTEIITNLVERDDVSAPEPGEPSSDIYGEWGVQPRKSDD
- a CDS encoding helix-turn-helix domain-containing protein — protein: MDPTAAKVVLAAQRGDSINRIANKVDISYSWIYDWIERLADAGFIANTDDGIHIVDHEMRRHYDEMMGALYRRDCLSQEDAYLIPHFAGMEFAYTEIDAAYVWTQGGYQIARSHDDYPVFINVHDQDVDRWISFFEQYGIETVIDERPDASDMEGNIYYVLFPTAGGIETAWTDGNPVIPLGEAVKQMMDNRPAYEPALEIIDEEYDMDLDASHHDRMTAD
- a CDS encoding AbrB/MazE/SpoVT family DNA-binding domain-containing protein, translated to MSSSTRDPEVVRVSQKGQATIPKTLREKFGIDTPGEVFIYEEDERIIVEPVPSLEELGGIHADADRERGEVIDQVRELKQEERRRENARADRLRPADSRDE
- a CDS encoding PIN domain-containing protein; the encoded protein is MSNEYVFDTEAIIAYLYDEPGRSVVEEYLGDVRDGAVEGLLAETNAGEILYLIARFEGIDDKPTTDSLRTADRDLRALERWGIQITRADWRLAAEVKADGHISFADAHGIALAHETDATLIAGADDDFETLPIDVDLVRFRESGV
- a CDS encoding DUF7351 domain-containing protein, which translates into the protein MTNSRQGEAASEEAFALLGHEIRLAILHAFFERYAPVDPDSRSEVREQRTLSYAELMAATDMEDSGKFNYHLEKLRGVYVEEIEEGYVPTAGAIALYEAVIANRPTESIPVNFDIDESCPSCASGLQGKYEQGFLTVECSECDLFWGATYRFPKNGLAVREGESIYEALYDRMMHHIGLARTGQCPSCAGITNGTMPRDRLDGESTPTAELTCQTCSWFVTVDIVSALQFEPQVTNALLELGIPLSESSSMRATEQVLSNVTGRVSSDDPFHATIRITYDEAVAEITIGHELRVRSVAIE
- a CDS encoding M23 family metallopeptidase, translating into MSNKATLPPLGSRLRERIQSISPFSLTLLGLIGILGSWFPSLEILKLFHVFWFFALWPLVSILLRDSKQSLGFDTDDEGPRDWLEMDSGWRGHIAFLLGIPLSFFNPLVFRQDAMQLVGSLVAIGRHRGSLPEPETYDQSTNYRLPIEGTWTVVNGSPIKEYSHSWFPATQRYAYDFVITDEEGRTRPAGTDTSIENYYCYNQPVAAPADGVVVDVHDGDPELGRAGGFSHPLKRSMTGNAVTIRHAEDEYSCLAHLVPGSIEVEPDDHVTRGEQIGRCGHSGNSAEPHLHFQIQDHPTFEVSAGLPVRFDSVDVDTPGINVVEQTGWTEPDGSGRYIHAGQRVTSTADDGPNRIDDVVDPSEMTASWGLGRVRMLGRIAIGFSIGGFVTVLAGFVVPSLQTIALALAGLTGLGLVYQAGRGLVDGGRVQFGSFSTVGGVGMTAAVVSAVDVLDMLPELGASPVGTGVFLTGFLLYIAVWEHERRHLLRETLPPVSGVTDE